In the genome of Bubalus kerabau isolate K-KA32 ecotype Philippines breed swamp buffalo chromosome 8, PCC_UOA_SB_1v2, whole genome shotgun sequence, one region contains:
- the XRCC2 gene encoding DNA repair protein XRCC2 encodes MCSDFHRAESGTELLARLEGRSSLKEIEPHLFADEESPVHGDVLEFHGPEGTGKTEMLYHLTARCILPKAEGGLEVEVVFIDTDYHFDMLRLVTVLERRLAQSSEEMIKHCLGRLFLVYCSSSSQLLLTLCSLEAMLCSHPSVCLLILDSLSAFYWIDRVNGGESVNLQESTLRKCSQLLEKLVNEYRLVLFATTQSIMQKASNPEEGPSCARNCLSDVDVDYRPYLCKAWQRVVKHRLLFSKQNDSKAGNQFSLVSRHLKSNNVKKHFFTIGESGVEFC; translated from the exons CTCCTTGCCCGACTGGAAGGTAGAAGTTCCTTGAAAGAGATAGAACCACATCTGTTTGCTGATGAAGAGTCACCTGTGCATG GTGATGTTCTTGAATTTCATGGTCCAGAAGGaacaggaaaaacagaaatgcTTTATCATCTGACAGCACGGTGTATACTTCCAAAAGCGGAAGGTGGACTGGAAGTAGAAGTTGTGTTTATTGATACAGATTACCACTTTGATATGCTCCGGCTTGTTACGGTCCTTGAGCGTAGACTGGCGCAGAGCTCTGAAGAGATGATAAAACACTGCCTTGGGCGACTGTTTCTGGTGTactgcagcagtagcagccagTTACTCCTCACCCTGTGCTCGCTGGAAGCGATGCTCTGTAGTCATCCCTCGGTCTGCCTTTTGATTTTGGATAGCCTTTCAGCTTTTTATTGGATAGACCGCGTCAACGGAGGAGAAAGTGTTAACTTGCAGGAGTCTACTCTGAGGAAGTGTTCTCAACTCTTGGAGAAGCTTGTAAACGAGTATCGGTTGGTTCTCTTTGCAACAACACAAAGTATAATGCAGAAAGCCTCAAACCCGGAGGAAGGGCCTTCCTGTGCCCGTAATTGCCTGAGTGACGTGGATGTGGACTATAGGCCCTATCTCTGTAAGGCGTGGCAGCGGGTGGTGAAGCACAGACTACTCTTCTCCAAGCAAAATGACTCGAAAGCCGGCAACCAGTTTTCTTTAGTTTCACgtcatttaaaaagtaacaatgtaaaaaaacacttttttactATTGGAGAAAGTGGTGTTGAGTTTTGTTGA